The genomic interval CACCTGATACCGGTCGGAGCGGTACGTTGAGACGGCGTATTCGATGGGCGTGCCAGGATCCTCCTCGCCGGTGAACGAACGGCGCCGGAAGAGTAGGACAGGTGCCCCCGGTTCGATGTCCAGCAGCGCGGCGGTCTCGTCAGGGGCGGCGGCGGCCTCGACGGTCTGTTCCGCATGCTGCACCGGGTGCCCCGCGGCGCCGAGGGCCCGGTAAAGGGACCCCGTCAGGTCTTCCGAGAGCAGCCCGGGGACCAGCGCGGGCGGCAGCCACGATTCGTCCACACTGACGGGCGCGCCGTTCGCGAGCCGCAGCCTGCGGACGCGAAAGGCAGCTTCCCCGGGCGCCAGCCCGAGGTGATCGGCGGCCGCCGCCGGCGGCACTGCCGTGGAGGCGTTGATGACCCGTGTGCTGGGTTCGAATCCGGCTGCCCGCATGTCCTCGTTGAACGAGGCCAGGTGCAGGGTGGAACGCACCAGCCCATGGGAGACGAACGTGCCCTTCCCCTTGATCCGCACCAGCGCGCCGTCCTGGACCAGGTCCGAAATGGCACGGCGCACTGTGATGCGGGAGACGCCGAACTGCTCCTCCAGCTGCCGCTCACCCAGCAGGGCATCCCCGGGCCGCATTGTGGTGGCCACGAGATCCTGGAGCTGCCTGCGGACCCAGACGTGTTTTAGTTCCCCTGCCGTATCCATGTCTCCTATTTTCCGGGAATTTTGAACAGGTGGCCGCCTGCTTCCACGCGGCCACCCGAGGCCGGAGGTTCGATGGCGTCCGCCGCGCTGTCCAGGACCACCACGGGACTGCACATGCTCAGGTCCTTTGAACGGACCAAGGTGACGTCCACGGTGATCATGGGGTCGCCGGCCCGGACCTGGTCCCCCTTCTGCGCGAGCACGGTGAAGCCCTCGCCCTTCAGGCCGACGGTGTCGATGCCGACGTGGACCAGCACTGCGGGCCCGGACGCGTGCTGGACGATGTAGGCGTGCGGCATGACCTTGATGACCCGGCCGTCCAGCGGTGCGACGGCGGTGAGGACGCCGGCGTCGTCGTCGGGAATTACGGCGGCGCCGCCACCTACAAGCCCCTTGGCGAACACGGGGTCCGGCACCTCGTTCATGGGAATGAGCCGGCCCGGCAGGGGGGAAACAACGCTGATGACCTGGGCCGGCGCTTCCGTGCCCACGTCAGGCGTGCCCACGTCAGGGCTGCTCACATCAGGTCCTGGATGTCTTCGGCGAGGCTTTCGGCTTCCGGGCCCACAACCACCTGGACCACCGTGCCGGACATCATGACGCCGTGGGCGCCGGCGGCCTTGAGGGCGGCCTCGTCAACCCGGGAAGAGTCCACCACTTCGGTGCGAAGGCGTGTGATGCACCCTTCGATTTCTTCGACGTTATCGGCGCCGCCAAGGGCGGCGAGGATGATTTCTGCTTTGGACATGTCCACTCCTGAGTTCGTTTCGCGGTGAATGACGCCGGGTCCGGAAGCTTTTTTACGGCTTGAGGTTGACAACTGAGGTCGGCGCCCTTCACAGTGATGGTTGTCACTGGTTATAACCAGTTAGCTAGACTCTACTGAATCAAGCATCCCCGCACAAGCACCACCCTCTTCGAGACGAGGAACATTATGACCACGGAAAACCCATCAGCTTCCGCCGGGGCCGGCCCGCTGGCCGACCCGGCCCCGGGCAAGACCAAGGGCAGCGGCAAGGCCCTGCAGAACATGCAGCGCTTCGGCCGAAGCCTGATGCTGCCCATCGCGGCCCTCCCCGCGGCGGCCCTCCTGCTCCGCTTGGGCCAGGACGACCTGCTGGGCAGCTTCGAAAACCTGACCACCGTCGCCCAGGTCATCGGCGCCGCCGGCGGTGCCCTGTTCGAGAACCTGCCGCTGCTCTTCGCCGTCGGCATCTCCTTCGGTTTCGCCAAAAAGGGTGACGGTTCCACGGCCCTCGCCGCCGTCGTCGGATACCTGGTCCTGACCAACGTCTTCAAGGTCATGGCCCCGCTGGTGCTGGGAGCCGCCCCGGAGGGCGGCAAGGACCCCGTCATCAATTACGGCGTGCTGGCCGGCATTGTGATGGGCCTGACGACGGCGCTGCTTTGGCAGCGCTTCCACCGCACCACCCTGCCGGACTGGCTGGGCTTCTTCGCCGGCCGCCGCCTGGTGCCCATCCTGACGTCCTTCGCCGCGATCGTGATCGGCGTGGCCATGGCGCTCCTGTATCCGCTGTTCAACAACGGACTGACCGCCGTGGGCAACACGGTTGCGGAAAACACCGTGGTGGGCAGCGGGGTCTATGGCGTCCTCAACCGGCTGCTCATTCCGCTGGGCCTGCACCACATCCTGAACTCCATCGTCTGGTTCATCATCGGAGACTATGACGGTGCCCACGGCGACCTGAACCGGTTCTTCGCCGGGGACCCCACCGCAGGCGTCTTTATGACCGGATTCTTCCCCATCATGATGTTCGCCCTGCCCGCGGCCGCCCTTGCCATCTGGCAGGAAGCCAAGCCGTCGCAGAAGAAGATCGTGGGCGGCATCATGCTCTCCACGGGTCTCACGGCCTTCCTCACCGGGATCACCGAACCGCTGGAATTCTCGTTCATGTTTGTGGCCTGGCCGCTGTACGTCGTCCATGCCTTCCTGACCGGGACGTCCATGATGCTGGTCAACTTCCTCGGCATCCATCACGGGTTCGGATTCTCAGCAGGAGCGATCGACTACGTCCTGAACTTCGGCATCGCACAGAATCCGCTGTGGCTGATCCCCATCGGGCTGGGCTACGCCGCCGTGTACTACGTCGTGTTCCGCTTTGTGATCCGTCGCTGGAACCTGCGCACCATGGGCCGCGAAGATGAAAACGACGAGAACGGCTCAATGGCCAAAGCCGATGCCAGCTGAGCCTTCGTCGGCCCGGGCCGGCGGGGCCGGCGGCGCGGTGGGGCTGCGGGGCCGCCTCGTCACCGGACTCCCCGGTGATGCGGTGATCGACGACGGCACCGTGGTGATGGCCGGAGGGAACGTCGTGTGGTGCGGCCCGACGTCGGACCTGCCGGAAGGTTTCGACGCCGACCTACGGCAAGTGCCGCTCATCCTGCCCGG from Pseudarthrobacter sp. SSS035 carries:
- a CDS encoding GntR family transcriptional regulator, whose amino-acid sequence is MDTAGELKHVWVRRQLQDLVATTMRPGDALLGERQLEEQFGVSRITVRRAISDLVQDGALVRIKGKGTFVSHGLVRSTLHLASFNEDMRAAGFEPSTRVINASTAVPPAAAADHLGLAPGEAAFRVRRLRLANGAPVSVDESWLPPALVPGLLSEDLTGSLYRALGAAGHPVQHAEQTVEAAAAPDETAALLDIEPGAPVLLFRRRSFTGEEDPGTPIEYAVSTYRSDRYQVSMRLGVG
- a CDS encoding PTS glucose transporter subunit IIA, with the protein product MSSPDVGTPDVGTEAPAQVISVVSPLPGRLIPMNEVPDPVFAKGLVGGGAAVIPDDDAGVLTAVAPLDGRVIKVMPHAYIVQHASGPAVLVHVGIDTVGLKGEGFTVLAQKGDQVRAGDPMITVDVTLVRSKDLSMCSPVVVLDSAADAIEPPASGGRVEAGGHLFKIPGK
- a CDS encoding glucose PTS transporter subunit EIIB, with protein sequence MSKAEIILAALGGADNVEEIEGCITRLRTEVVDSSRVDEAALKAAGAHGVMMSGTVVQVVVGPEAESLAEDIQDLM
- a CDS encoding PTS transporter subunit EIIC, translating into MTTENPSASAGAGPLADPAPGKTKGSGKALQNMQRFGRSLMLPIAALPAAALLLRLGQDDLLGSFENLTTVAQVIGAAGGALFENLPLLFAVGISFGFAKKGDGSTALAAVVGYLVLTNVFKVMAPLVLGAAPEGGKDPVINYGVLAGIVMGLTTALLWQRFHRTTLPDWLGFFAGRRLVPILTSFAAIVIGVAMALLYPLFNNGLTAVGNTVAENTVVGSGVYGVLNRLLIPLGLHHILNSIVWFIIGDYDGAHGDLNRFFAGDPTAGVFMTGFFPIMMFALPAAALAIWQEAKPSQKKIVGGIMLSTGLTAFLTGITEPLEFSFMFVAWPLYVVHAFLTGTSMMLVNFLGIHHGFGFSAGAIDYVLNFGIAQNPLWLIPIGLGYAAVYYVVFRFVIRRWNLRTMGREDENDENGSMAKADAS